In Pseudomonas sp. Leaf58, one DNA window encodes the following:
- a CDS encoding DEAD/DEAH box helicase family protein, whose amino-acid sequence MIDTSLVAKLKAENARLVALLDAHGIDWRLPAEPVKIEVVQAEHTQQFGTEAKLALFRSLFRGRTDVYPIRWESKAGKSGYTPACANEWKPGVCEKPRIKCGDCGNRQLLPLTDEVVYRHLAGEVVIGIYPLLPDDTCYLLAVDFDEAEWRDDARAFAQSCHELNVPMALEISRSGKGAHCWIFFKQSVPAHDARRLGAAIISHACERTRQLALTSYDRLFPNQDYMPKGGFGNLIALPLQKRARAHNHSVFVDSELKPYLDQWAFLASVQKMPPEDIPFVVTQAMGKQDPTGVMYVDDDGDAEPWKARESKSSKLTCPLPASINITLANMIYFEKSALPQPLANQLVRLAAFQNPEFYKAQAMRMSVWNKPRIIGCAQNFPKHIALPRGCLDAALELLEINGITPEFQDERFAGNPIDVSFLGTLRPDQEDAIGKMLNHDTGILCAPTAFGKTVSAAALIARRGVNTLILVHRTELLRQWQERVQAFLGVGKGVVGTIGGGKAKPTGIIDIAVMQSLSRKGEISDHVKNYGQIIVDECHHLSAVSFEALLRTATARYVLGLTATPVRRDGQQPIIFMQCGPIRHSAARPASAPHDLSVVPRLLPKPVVVPDGSGIQDVFRKLADDFERTAKIVSEIELAYSQGRKILVLTERTEHVDTLELELKQRVNNLFTLHGRVPKKQRIARMHELESLPPDAPRVLLATGKLVGEGFDHPPLDTLVLAMPISWKGILQQYAGRLHRSHADKADVRVIDFVDEGNVALMRMWDKRQAGYKAMGYRMADALVTMDLL is encoded by the coding sequence CGGCATTGATTGGCGTCTGCCGGCCGAGCCAGTCAAGATCGAGGTTGTTCAAGCAGAACACACACAACAGTTCGGCACAGAAGCAAAGCTTGCCCTATTCCGGAGCTTGTTTCGTGGTAGGACAGACGTTTATCCAATTCGCTGGGAAAGCAAGGCAGGCAAATCAGGATACACACCCGCCTGCGCAAATGAATGGAAACCTGGCGTTTGTGAAAAGCCCCGAATTAAATGCGGCGACTGCGGTAACCGTCAGCTACTTCCTCTCACTGATGAGGTCGTCTATCGTCATCTAGCTGGTGAAGTGGTTATTGGCATCTACCCTCTGCTCCCGGATGACACCTGCTATCTTCTGGCGGTCGACTTTGATGAAGCCGAATGGCGAGATGATGCACGAGCCTTCGCTCAGTCGTGTCATGAACTGAACGTACCGATGGCACTGGAAATATCCCGTTCAGGTAAAGGCGCTCATTGCTGGATTTTCTTCAAGCAAAGTGTTCCCGCTCATGATGCCCGACGTCTTGGTGCGGCAATCATCAGCCATGCATGTGAACGTACACGCCAATTGGCACTCACTTCTTATGATCGGTTGTTCCCAAATCAGGACTACATGCCTAAAGGCGGATTCGGAAATCTCATCGCGCTTCCATTGCAAAAGCGAGCCAGAGCTCACAACCACAGCGTTTTTGTCGACAGCGAACTCAAACCTTATCTCGATCAGTGGGCCTTCTTAGCATCGGTTCAGAAAATGCCTCCGGAGGATATTCCGTTCGTTGTCACCCAGGCGATGGGGAAGCAGGACCCTACGGGAGTCATGTATGTTGACGACGACGGCGATGCAGAACCTTGGAAGGCTCGTGAGTCAAAGTCATCTAAATTGACGTGCCCATTGCCAGCCTCTATCAACATCACGCTGGCTAACATGATTTACTTTGAAAAGTCGGCGTTGCCGCAACCATTAGCAAACCAGCTTGTCCGACTAGCCGCGTTTCAAAATCCTGAATTCTACAAAGCTCAAGCCATGCGCATGTCGGTGTGGAACAAGCCGAGAATCATCGGTTGCGCCCAGAACTTCCCCAAACATATTGCGCTGCCCCGAGGCTGCTTGGATGCTGCGCTGGAGCTGCTAGAGATAAATGGCATAACTCCTGAGTTTCAAGATGAACGCTTCGCCGGTAACCCGATTGACGTGAGTTTCCTCGGGACGTTGCGTCCAGACCAGGAAGATGCCATCGGCAAAATGCTGAATCATGATACCGGAATTCTTTGCGCACCTACGGCGTTCGGTAAAACGGTCAGCGCAGCTGCATTGATTGCTAGACGTGGCGTTAACACATTAATACTTGTGCATCGGACCGAATTATTAAGACAGTGGCAAGAACGCGTTCAAGCGTTCTTGGGTGTTGGCAAGGGTGTGGTCGGAACGATTGGGGGCGGAAAAGCAAAACCTACAGGCATCATCGATATTGCCGTAATGCAATCGTTATCGCGAAAAGGTGAGATCAGCGATCACGTAAAAAACTACGGACAAATTATCGTCGATGAGTGTCATCACCTATCAGCAGTGTCATTCGAGGCATTACTGAGAACCGCGACTGCGCGATACGTGCTGGGCCTCACGGCAACCCCAGTGCGACGAGATGGGCAACAACCAATCATTTTCATGCAATGCGGACCGATCCGACACTCTGCTGCTCGACCGGCGAGCGCACCTCATGATCTATCTGTCGTACCTCGACTGCTGCCAAAGCCTGTGGTGGTCCCCGACGGTTCTGGAATCCAAGACGTTTTTCGGAAGTTAGCAGACGACTTTGAGCGCACAGCCAAAATCGTCTCGGAAATCGAGCTGGCGTACAGCCAAGGTAGAAAAATTCTGGTGCTAACAGAGCGGACGGAGCATGTGGATACATTGGAGTTGGAGTTGAAGCAGCGCGTGAACAACCTTTTCACACTTCATGGGCGAGTGCCTAAAAAACAACGAATTGCCCGTATGCATGAGCTTGAGAGCCTCCCTCCTGATGCACCACGAGTACTCTTGGCGACGGGAAAACTGGTCGGTGAAGGCTTCGATCATCCGCCATTGGACACGCTGGTGCTGGCAATGCCTATCTCATGGAAGGGAATCCTCCAGCAGTATGCAGGACGGTTGCATCGATCACATGCCGACAAAGCCGACGTGCGAGTGATCGACTTCGTTGACGAGGGGAATGTCGCGCTGATGAGAATGTGGGATAAGCGCCAAGCTGGTTACAAAGCGATGGGCTACCGTATGGCCGACGCCCTGGTTACCATGGATCTACTTTAA